In a genomic window of Gemmatimonadota bacterium:
- a CDS encoding bi-domain-containing oxidoreductase: MKQLLQDVRSGSLKVLDVPAPLLRPGGIVVRTRYSVISAGTERMKLEFGRKSLIRKALDRPDQVRQVLETVGREGIASTYRKVRSRLTGLSPLGYSLSGVVEEVAEEVPDFRVGDLVACAGAGYASHAERVWVPRNLAVGVPPDVPLEAAAFATLGAISLHGVHQAGVRLGESVAVIGLGLLGQLTVQVLTAAGVRSVGIDMDPDRVALVERSGALGMVREDQVVAKVEAFTGGLGVDAVIITAATQSDDPMRLAARLARDRGRVVVVGAVGMTVPRALYYEKELELRLSRSYGPGRYDRSYEEKGQDYPAGYVRWTERRNLAEFLRLLSSGDVVVGPLITHRFAFADAPQAYELLGQRSAGALGVVLEYPEERRLEAPRIPLERGMRRPLRSGRVRLGLIGAGGYATATLLPLLRRLGAEPQGVATAGGVSARSAGETHGFRYLASSAEQLLADPEIDAVVIATRHQDHARLAAQALRAGKPVFVEKPLALDEESLR; this comes from the coding sequence GTGAAGCAGTTACTGCAGGACGTTCGCTCGGGGTCCCTGAAGGTGCTGGATGTGCCCGCGCCCCTGCTCCGGCCGGGCGGGATTGTGGTGCGCACGCGCTATTCGGTGATCAGCGCCGGCACCGAGCGCATGAAGCTGGAGTTCGGCCGCAAGTCTCTGATCCGCAAGGCATTGGACCGACCGGACCAGGTGCGCCAGGTGCTCGAAACGGTGGGCCGCGAAGGCATCGCCAGCACGTACCGCAAAGTGCGCAGCCGGCTGACGGGCCTATCACCTCTGGGCTACAGCCTCTCGGGCGTGGTCGAGGAGGTGGCGGAGGAGGTGCCGGATTTTCGCGTGGGCGACCTCGTCGCCTGTGCCGGCGCGGGGTACGCCAGTCATGCGGAGCGCGTCTGGGTGCCGCGTAATCTTGCCGTTGGAGTCCCGCCTGACGTGCCCCTGGAGGCCGCGGCTTTTGCCACGTTGGGAGCGATCTCGCTGCACGGCGTTCATCAGGCCGGGGTTCGACTGGGCGAGAGCGTAGCCGTCATCGGGCTGGGGCTGCTGGGTCAGTTGACCGTCCAAGTCCTGACGGCGGCGGGCGTGCGCAGTGTGGGGATCGACATGGACCCGGACCGCGTGGCGCTCGTCGAGCGTTCTGGCGCCCTGGGAATGGTGCGGGAGGATCAGGTCGTGGCCAAGGTCGAGGCCTTTACTGGTGGGCTGGGAGTGGATGCCGTCATCATTACCGCGGCCACCCAGAGTGATGATCCGATGCGACTCGCCGCCAGGCTGGCGCGGGATCGAGGGCGCGTGGTAGTGGTGGGCGCTGTGGGGATGACCGTCCCGCGCGCTCTGTACTACGAAAAGGAACTGGAGCTCCGCCTCTCCCGCTCCTACGGCCCTGGACGCTATGACCGGAGCTACGAGGAGAAGGGACAGGACTATCCCGCCGGCTACGTGCGCTGGACGGAGCGCCGCAATCTAGCCGAGTTCCTCCGGCTGCTGTCCTCGGGCGACGTCGTGGTCGGCCCGTTGATCACTCATCGCTTTGCCTTCGCCGATGCGCCGCAGGCCTATGAGCTACTGGGCCAGCGATCTGCAGGGGCGCTGGGCGTGGTGCTCGAGTACCCGGAGGAGCGCCGGCTGGAAGCGCCGCGCATCCCTCTGGAACGCGGGATGCGGCGCCCGCTCCGCTCCGGACGAGTTCGGCTCGGGTTGATAGGCGCCGGCGGCTACGCGACCGCGACGCTGCTCCCCCTGCTTCGTCGCCTGGGAGCGGAGCCCCAGGGCGTGGCAACGGCGGGCGGCGTCAGCGCGCGGTCCGCGGGCGAGACGCACGGGTTCCGCTACTTAGCCTCCTCGGCCGAGCAGCTTCTCGCGGACCCGGAGATTGACGCCGTCGTGATCGCCACCCGTCACCAGGACCATGCCCGGCTGGCCGCGCAAGCGCTGCGGGCGGGCAAGCCCGTCTTTGTCGAGAAGCCGCTGGCGCTGGACGAAGAGTCCCTGCG
- a CDS encoding WecB/TagA/CpsF family glycosyltransferase: protein MEGALEVVQRAIRGRSRCRILVTNANKAWQAAHDPLLRRSLEEVELVVPEWAMVWGGRVLGRSDLHHVGGITLMVRLLEESDRAGWGCYFLGARPQVVEALVHRLRRERPGIRVVGYHHGYVDSDIERRVLAELRRTRPEILFVAMGSPRQEYFISALSPDSGPLVSLGVGGSFDVLAGFRREAPGWARGHGLEWLYRLAQEPTRLWKRYLVTNTWFIWSVLRDRVRGGDAGERCN from the coding sequence ATGGAAGGAGCGCTCGAGGTGGTGCAGCGGGCCATCCGCGGCCGCAGCCGCTGCCGTATCCTGGTGACTAACGCGAACAAGGCCTGGCAGGCGGCGCATGATCCCCTGCTGCGGAGGAGCCTGGAAGAGGTGGAGCTGGTCGTACCAGAATGGGCGATGGTCTGGGGGGGACGCGTGCTGGGCCGGTCGGACCTGCATCATGTGGGCGGCATCACGCTCATGGTCAGGCTGCTCGAGGAGTCGGACCGTGCCGGCTGGGGGTGCTATTTCCTGGGGGCTCGGCCCCAGGTTGTGGAAGCGCTGGTGCACCGGCTCAGGCGCGAGCGGCCGGGAATTCGCGTGGTGGGCTATCATCACGGGTACGTGGATTCGGACATCGAGCGCCGGGTGCTGGCCGAGCTGCGCAGGACGCGGCCCGAGATCCTCTTTGTCGCCATGGGCAGTCCGCGCCAGGAGTATTTCATCTCGGCCCTCAGTCCGGACTCGGGCCCGCTGGTCAGCCTGGGTGTGGGCGGAAGCTTCGACGTTCTGGCGGGCTTCAGGAGGGAGGCTCCCGGATGGGCGCGGGGCCATGGCCTGGAATGGCTATACCGCCTGGCGCAAGAGCCGACGCGCCTCTGGAAGCGCTATCTGGTTACCAACACGTGGTTCATCTGGTCGGTGCTGCGGGATCGGGTTCGGGGGGGCGACGCCGGAGAAAGGTGCAACTGA
- a CDS encoding sugar transferase: MWRWRTQQRLKRGLDILLSLLGLILLAPVLVAIALLVVGTSRGPVFYRWKVLGQRARPFVGYKFRTMVHNADELKPQILQHNEMRGPVFKMRNDPRITPLGRWLRKFSLDELPQLWSVLNGDMSLVGPRPPSAEEFASFQPWQWGKLSVRPGITCLWQINGRSEIADFDEWVALDLKYISEWNLWLDFKVLLLTIPAVIRGQGAY; encoded by the coding sequence GTGTGGCGCTGGCGAACCCAGCAGCGACTCAAGCGCGGGCTGGACATCCTGCTTTCCCTGCTGGGGCTGATCCTGCTCGCGCCTGTGCTGGTCGCCATCGCCTTGCTCGTGGTGGGGACCTCGCGCGGCCCGGTGTTCTACCGCTGGAAGGTGCTGGGGCAGCGGGCTCGGCCCTTTGTGGGGTACAAGTTCCGCACCATGGTGCACAACGCTGACGAGCTGAAGCCTCAGATTCTGCAGCATAACGAGATGCGTGGGCCGGTCTTCAAGATGCGCAACGATCCACGCATCACGCCGCTGGGTCGCTGGCTGCGGAAGTTCAGTCTGGACGAGTTGCCACAGTTGTGGAGTGTACTCAACGGGGATATGAGCCTGGTCGGTCCGCGTCCGCCTTCAGCGGAAGAGTTTGCCTCGTTTCAGCCCTGGCAATGGGGGAAGCTGTCGGTTCGTCCGGGTATTACCTGCCTCTGGCAAATCAACGGACGCTCCGAGATCGCGGACTTCGACGAGTGGGTCGCGCTCGACCTGAAGTATATTTCGGAATGGAACCTCTGGCTGGATTTCAAGGTTTTGCTGCTCACGATTCCTGCCGTTATTCGTGGCCAGGGCGCGTACTGA
- a CDS encoding SIS domain-containing protein, which translates to MSYVDQYLEEVGRILQRLDIRALESMVDGLVQVREEGGRLFFLGVGGGAGHASHAANDFRKVAGLECYAPTDNVAELTARINDDGWDSSFVGYLRGSRLRPADAVFVFSVGGGSLERNVSPNIVKALTFAKQVGARVFGIVGRDGGFTARVADHCVVVPTSSSDGVTPHTEGMQAVIWHLLVSHPRLKRYAMKWETVEGREATPAEPRE; encoded by the coding sequence ATGAGCTACGTCGACCAGTACCTGGAGGAGGTCGGAAGGATACTGCAACGTCTGGACATACGGGCGCTGGAAAGTATGGTGGATGGGCTGGTGCAGGTGCGGGAAGAAGGCGGACGTCTCTTCTTCCTGGGCGTCGGCGGAGGCGCCGGGCACGCCTCCCACGCGGCCAACGATTTCCGCAAGGTCGCGGGCCTCGAGTGCTACGCGCCCACGGACAATGTGGCCGAATTGACGGCCCGTATCAACGACGACGGCTGGGACAGCTCCTTCGTGGGGTACCTGCGCGGCAGTCGGCTGCGGCCCGCGGACGCGGTGTTCGTGTTCTCCGTGGGCGGCGGCAGCCTCGAGCGGAACGTCAGCCCCAACATTGTCAAAGCGCTCACCTTCGCCAAACAAGTCGGGGCTCGGGTGTTCGGCATTGTGGGCCGGGATGGCGGCTTCACCGCCCGCGTCGCCGATCACTGCGTTGTGGTGCCGACCTCCAGCAGCGACGGCGTGACCCCCCACACTGAGGGGATGCAGGCTGTTATCTGGCACTTGCTCGTGTCCCACCCCAGGTTGAAGCGCTACGCCATGAAATGGGAAACGGTGGAAGGGCGCGAGGCCACGCCGGCGGAACCGCGTGAGTAG